CGGCTTCCGCGGAGAGCCGCATGACGAGGTCGATCACGCCGATCCCGTCGGGACCGCGGTCGGTGAAGTCGCCGAGGAACCACAGCCGGGTGTTGCCGGCGGCCCAGTTGCCGTCGGAGTCGATCAGGCCCTGCTCGGTGAGCGCGGCGACGAGTTCGTCCAGGTACCCGTGGACATCGCCGACGACGTACAGGGGGCCGAGGCCGTCGGGTGCCTGCTGTGGTGCCTCGGCGGCAGCGAGTTCCACCTGCACGGTGTCCCCGCGGCGGCTGATGACGGGCAGGTCGCGCTCGGTGGGGGTGTAGCCCTCAGGGAGTTCGTCGCCCGGCAGAGCGTTGCCCGGGTGGACGGGAGGCTGGGCAGGGGCAGGGGCAGGGGCAGGGGCAGGGGCAGGGGCAGGGGCAGTGCGGGGGTCACTGGGGACCGCGGGAGCGCCCATGCCCTCCGCGGTCGACTGCTCGGCGGACGACTCCGGCAGCGGCTCGGTGTGCGCGGGCACCGGTTCGGGATGCACGGGCTCCTGTTCCGGACGCTCGGGCATCCCGTCGGGCAGGGGGACCTGCGACTGCACCGGGACCTGTGCGTACGGAGGCACCCGAAAGTCGCGCACCGTGTCCGTCCGCACCACGGGTCCCTGACCGGCCCCCTGAGTCATCGACCCCTCCACCACCGTCGCGCCGCCGTACACCGTCGGACCGTCCTGGTCGGGGAGCTCCGCGGTGTCGTGCGCCCATCATAGGAATGCGGCCCGTGTTGTGTGATGCACCAGGGGTGCTGAATCCGGGTACACCCCGAATTCACAGACCGTTTCGCCCGGATTTGGGGGCTCTCAGTCCTGGGACGGCGAGCGTGGCGGGCTGATGGTGGTCCGGGGCGAACGGCGCTGTGAGGACGTACGGACGATCAGCTCCGTCGGTATCACCTGCTCGATCGGTCCCCCGCCGTCGACACCCTCGATGGCGTCGATGAGCAGTTGCACGACGGCCGTGCCGATACGCCGGGGCTTGAGCGAGAGCGTGGTGATGGGGGGTTCGGTGTTGGCGTACACCATCGACTCGCTGCAGCACACCAGCAGCAGGTCGTCGGGTACGCGCAGGCCGTAGCGTCGGGCGGCGGCCAGCAGGTCCGTGCCGTTGGGGTCGAAGAGCCCGTACACCGCGTCGGGGCGGTCGGGGCGGGCGAGCAGTCGGTCGGCGGCGACGGCGCCCGCACAGGGGTCGTGCGCCGGATAGGACTCGTATACCGGGTCCTGGCCGACCCGCTCGCACCAGTCGAGGTACGCGGTGGTGGACAGGCGGGTGTAGGTGTCCGTGCTGGTGCCGGTGAGCAGGCCGATCCGGCGTGCGCCGGCCGCCGCGAGGTGGTCCAGCAGATCGAGTACGGCGGCTTCGTGATCGTTGTCGACCCAGGCGGTCACGGGCAGGGTGCCCGCCGGACGGCCGTCGGAGACCACGGGCAGACCCTGGCGGACCAGTTCGGTGACCACCGGGTCGTGGTCGGAGGGGTCGATCACGACGGTGCCGTCGAGGGCGACATTGGACCAGACGTCATGGCGGGAGGTGGCGGGGAGGATGACGAGGGCGTAGCCGCGGGCGAGGGCCGCGGAGGTCGCTGCCCTCGCCATCTCGGCGAAGTACGCGAACTCGGTGAAGGTGAAAGGTTCATCCCCGTAGGTGGTCACTGTCAGACCGATGAGGCCCGACTTGCCGGTACGGAGGGTCCGGGCGGCGGCCGACGGACGGTAGCCCAGCCGGTCGGCGACCTCGCGTACATGGCGGCGGGTGGCGTCCGGAAGTCTGCCCTTGCCGTTGAGCGCGTCGGAGACCGTCGTGATGGAGACACCGGCCGCGGCGGCCACGTCCCGGATGCCCGCCCTGCCCTGCCGGCGGCCCCGGCGCGCTGTCTCTGTCCGGCTTACCTGGTGCTTCCCTGCTGCTGTCATGGCGAGCCGATAGTAGGGCGATGACGAGCGGTTGGTCCGGCCGCATATGCAGCCGTTGACAGGCACGATTCTGCATGGTGTCGCGGGCATAAATGCCTTTGAAAAACAGGAAGTTGACGGGCTTCAGGGATGGCTTACGGGTTGCGTGGGGGAGGTGCCTGTCGATGGTGCGATGTATCGAAGAGGTCTCAAGTCACTACTACGGGTGATGCGCGCCACGGAGTGAGCTACCGGCGTGCAGTCGCTGAAAAGCGCCCCCTTCCCAGGCCTCCCCCCCCATGCACAGGGGCCGGGAATCCTCATATGGTGAGCAGTATTGGCGAGTGAACGCGTGTATGACGGTCGAGGAGGACCTGCGGTGAGCGAGACAAGCCCCAAGCTGCGCGCCGAGCTGGACGGCATCCCCACCTACAAGCCGGGAAAGCCCGCCGCTGCCGGCGCCGACGGGCCCACCGCCTTCAAGCTGTCCTCCAACGAGAACCCGTATCCGCCCCTGCCCGGTGTGATGGAGTCGGCGGTCGCCGCCGCTTCGGCCTTCAACCGCTACCCGGACATGGCCTGCACCGGGCTGATGAACGAGCTCTCGGACCGCTTCGGCGTGCCGCTGTCGCATCTCGCGACCGGCACCGGCTCGGTCGGCGTCGCCCAGCAGCTGATCCAGGCCACCGCGGGCCCGGGTGACGAGGTCATGTACGCGTGGCGGTCCTTCGAGGCCTACCCGATCATCACTCGGATCAGCGGTGCCACACCGATCCAGGTCCCGCTCACCGCGGGCGATGTGCACGACCTGGACGCGATGGCGGATGCGGTGAACGATCGCACGCGGCTGATCTTCGTCTGCAACCCGAACAACCCCACCGGCACGGTGGTGCACCGGGAGGAACTGGAGCGCTTCCTGGATCGGGTGCCGTCCGATGTGCTGGTGGTCCTGGACGAGGCGTACCGCGAGTTCATCAGGGACACGGACGTGCCAGACGGCCTTGAGCTCTACCGGAGCCGCCCCAATGTCGCCGTGCTGCGCACCTTCTCCAAGGCGTACGGCCTCGCGGGGCTGCGGGTCGGCTTCGCCGTCGCGCACGAGCCGGTGGCTGCCGCCCTGCGCAAGACGGCGGTGCCCTTCGGGGTGAGCCAGCTCGCGCAGGACGCGGCGGTCGCGTCGCTGCGGGCCGAGGACGAACTGCTGGGGCGGGTGGGGTCGTTGGTGTCCGAGCGCAACCGGGTCTACGAGGGCCTGCTGAAGCAGGGCTGGACCGTGCCGCCGACCCAGGCGAACTTCGTCTGGCTGCGGCTCGGCGAGCGTACGGTCGACTTCGCGACGGCATGTGAGGGTGCCGGGGTCATCGTGCGGCCGTTCCCCGGGGAGGGCGTGCGCGTCACCGTCGGCGAGTGCGAGGCGAATGATGTGTTCCTGCACACGGCGGAGGCCTTCCGCGCGGAGATGTAGTCGGGCTCGGACCGACGCCGAGCGCGGAAATCGGCACCGCCGAGGACCCTGGTGAGCCACTGCTCACCAGGGTCCTCGGCGTTCCACCCGGGGTTTTCCGGTTCCTCTGCGCCGCCCGGTCCCTGGTTGTGCCGGGTAGCTGATCACCCTCAGGCAGGGGACCCGCCCACCAGTGCGGTTTTGAGGTGGGGCATAATGCTTGTGAATGTGAACGCGTTCACAAGCTCGTTCGCAAGCTCGCCCGCAAGGAGGACGATGTGGACCCAGTCCTGGCTCTGGCGCCGGAGACCCTGGCGCGCTGGCAGTTCGGCATCACCACCGTCTATCACTTCCTCTTCGTACCGCTGACGATCTCCCTGGCCGCTCTGACGGCAGGCCTCCAGACCGCCTGGGTGCGGACGCAGAAGGAGAAGTACCTCAAGGCGACGAAGTTCTGGGGCAAGCTTTTCCTGATCAACATCGCGATGGGCGTGGTCACCGGCATCGTGCAGGAGTTCCAGTTCGGTATGAACTGGTCCGACTACTCGCGCTTCGTCGGAGATGTCTTCGGTGCCCCGCTCGCCTTCGAAGCCCTGATCGCCTTCTTCTTCGAGTCGACCTTCATCGGACTGTGGATCTTCGGCTGGGACAAGCTGCCCAAGAAGATCCATCTCGGCTGCATATGGATGGTGTCGATCGGCACCGTTCTCTCGGCGTACTTCATCCTGGCCGCCAACTCCTGGATGCAGCACCCTGTCGGCTATCGGATCAACAAGGAGAACGGGCGGGCGGAGCTCACCGACTTCTGGCTGGTCCTGACCCAGAACACCGCGCTCACCCAGGCCTTCCACACCCTGACCGCGGCGTTCCTGACCGGTGGCGCGTTCATGGTCGGCATCGCGGCCTTCCACCTCAGGCGCAAGAAGCACATTCCGGTGATGAAGACCTCGCTGCGGCTCGGTCTGATCACCCTCGCCATCGCGGGCCTGCTCACCGCACTCAGTGGTGACCTCCTCGGCAAGGTGATGTTCAAGCAGCAGCCGATGAAGATGGCCGCGGCCGAGGCGCTGTGGGACGGGGAGCAGCCGGCGCCGTTCTCAGTCTTCGCGTACGGCGATGTGGACGAGGGCCACAACAAGGTCGCCATCGAGATACCCGGCCTGCTGTCCTTCCTCGCCAACGACGACTTCACCTCCTACGTGCCGGGGATCAACGACACCAACAAGGCGGAGCAGGAAAAGTACGGGCCCGGCGACTACCGGCCCAACATCCCCGTCACCTACTGGGCCTTCCGCTGGATGATCGGGTTCGGCATGACCTCGCTCACCCTGGGCCTCATCGGGCTCTGGCTGACCCGCAAGAAGTTCCTGCTTCCGGCGGCGCTGCGGGTGGGTGAGGACGAGGTGCCGCATCTGGTGCTCTTCAGGAAACCGCTCGGCGCGAGGCTCAGCGGGCTCTACTGGTTCGCGGCGGTCTGGACACTCGGATTCCCGTTGATCGCCAACTCCTGGGGGTGGATCTTCACCGAGATGGGCCGCCAGCCCTGGGTGGTGTACGGCGTGCTGCGCACCCGTGACGCGGTCTCCCCCGGGGTGTCCCAGGCCGAGGTCCTCACCTCGATGATCGTCTTCACCGCGCTGTACGCGGTACTCGCCGTGATCGAGGTCCGGCTGCTGGTGAAGTACGTCAAGGCCGGGCCTCCCGAGCTCACCGAGGCGGACCTCAGCCCGCCCACCAAGATCGGCGGCCATGACCGCGACCCCGACCGCCCGATGGCCTTCTCGTACTGAACCCGCGTCTGAGACTGAGATCGAGACTGGGGCTGGGAGCTGACACATGGAACTCCACGACGTCTGGTTCGTCGTCATCGCCGTCCTGTGGACCGGCTACTTCTTCCTTGAGGGTTTCGACTTCGGGGTCGGCATCCTGACGAAGCTGCTCGCCCGCGACCGGGCCGAGAAGCGCGTGCTCATCAACACGATCGGACCCGTCTGGGACGGAAACGAGGTGTGGCTGCTGGCGGCCGGGGGCGCCACCTTCGCCGCCTTCCCCGACTGGTACGCCACGCTCTTCTCGGGCTTCTATCTGCCGCTGCTGGTCATCCTGGTGTCGTTGATCGTGCGCGGCGTCGCCTTCGAGTACCGGGTGAAGCGGCCGGAGGAGCGCTGGCAGCGCAACTGGGAGCACGCCATCTTCTGGACCTCGCTGGTCCCCGCCGTGCTGTGGGGCGTGGCCTTCGGCAACATCGTGCGCGGGGTCAAGATCGACGCGGAGATGGAGTACGTCGGCACCCTCGGCGATCTGCTCAACCCTTACGCGCTGCTCGGCGGCCTGGTCACGCTGTCCCTGTTCACGTTCCACGGGGCGGTGTTCGCCGCGCTCAAGACCGTGGGGGACATCCGGCCGCGGGCGCGCGGCCTCGCGCTGAAGCTCGGACTGGTCACGGCGGTGCTTGCGGTCGGCTTCCTGAGCTGGACGCAGGCGGACAAGGGGGACGGCTCCAGTCTGGTCGCGATGCTGGTGGCTGTGGTCGCGCTGCTCGGGGCGATCGGGGCGATCCGGATGGGTCGTGAGGGCTGGTCGTTCGCGCTGTCGGGAGTCACGATCGCGGCCTCGGTGGCGATGCTCTTCCTGACGCTCTTCCCGAACGTGATGCCGTCCTCGCTCAACGAGGCATGGAGCCTGACGGTGACCAACGCCTCTTCCAGCCCCTACACGTTGAAGATCATGACGTGGTGCGCGGTGATTGCCACCCCGCTGGTCATGGTCTACCAGGGCTGGACGTACTGGGTGTTCCGCAAGCGGATCGGCACGCAGCACATCGCCGACCCGCACTGAGCCCGCCGCCCCGGTCCGGACCGCATCGCATCGAGCGAGGGATGTTTCACGTGAAACCCATCGACCCGCGCCTGCTTCGGTACGCTCGCGCCACCCGCCGCTTCATCGTGGCGGTGGTGGTGCTGGGCGCGGTCGGAGCGGCGCTGGTCGTCGCCCAGGCGATGCTGATCGCCGAGGTGGTTGTGGGGGCGTTCCAGCGGGGGCTGGATACCGCCGCGCTGGGGCTGCCGCTGGGCCTGCTGGTCGCCGTCACGGCCGGACGGGCGCTGGTGAGCTGGTTGACGGAGCTCGCGGCGCATCAGGCGAGTGCGGCGGTCAAGAGCGAACTGCGGATGCGGCTGCTGGAGCGGGCGGCACGGCTGGGTCCGGGTTGGTTGAACCAGCAGCGCACGGGCTCCCTGGTGGCCCTGGCGACGCGCGGGCTCGACGCTCTCGACGACTACTTCGCCCGCTATCTGCCGCAGCTGGGGCTCGCGGTGGTCGTGCCCGTGGCGGTCCTGGCCCGGATCATCACCGAGGACTGGGTGTCGGCGGCGATCATCGTGGGGACGCTGCCGCTGATCCCCGTCTTCATGGTGCTGATCGGCTGGGCCACCGAAGCGCGGATGAAGCGCCAGTGGGCACTGCTGTCCCGGCTGTCCGGGCACTTCCTGGACGTGGTCACGGGGCTTCCGACTCTGAAGGTGTTCGGGCGGGCGCAGGCGCAGGCCGAGTCGATCCGGACGATCACCGGTCAGTACCGGCGGGCGACGCTGCGGACACTGCGTATCGCGTTTCTGT
This DNA window, taken from Streptomyces sp. SCSIO 30461, encodes the following:
- a CDS encoding cytochrome ubiquinol oxidase subunit I — encoded protein: MDPVLALAPETLARWQFGITTVYHFLFVPLTISLAALTAGLQTAWVRTQKEKYLKATKFWGKLFLINIAMGVVTGIVQEFQFGMNWSDYSRFVGDVFGAPLAFEALIAFFFESTFIGLWIFGWDKLPKKIHLGCIWMVSIGTVLSAYFILAANSWMQHPVGYRINKENGRAELTDFWLVLTQNTALTQAFHTLTAAFLTGGAFMVGIAAFHLRRKKHIPVMKTSLRLGLITLAIAGLLTALSGDLLGKVMFKQQPMKMAAAEALWDGEQPAPFSVFAYGDVDEGHNKVAIEIPGLLSFLANDDFTSYVPGINDTNKAEQEKYGPGDYRPNIPVTYWAFRWMIGFGMTSLTLGLIGLWLTRKKFLLPAALRVGEDEVPHLVLFRKPLGARLSGLYWFAAVWTLGFPLIANSWGWIFTEMGRQPWVVYGVLRTRDAVSPGVSQAEVLTSMIVFTALYAVLAVIEVRLLVKYVKAGPPELTEADLSPPTKIGGHDRDPDRPMAFSY
- the cydB gene encoding cytochrome d ubiquinol oxidase subunit II, encoding MELHDVWFVVIAVLWTGYFFLEGFDFGVGILTKLLARDRAEKRVLINTIGPVWDGNEVWLLAAGGATFAAFPDWYATLFSGFYLPLLVILVSLIVRGVAFEYRVKRPEERWQRNWEHAIFWTSLVPAVLWGVAFGNIVRGVKIDAEMEYVGTLGDLLNPYALLGGLVTLSLFTFHGAVFAALKTVGDIRPRARGLALKLGLVTAVLAVGFLSWTQADKGDGSSLVAMLVAVVALLGAIGAIRMGREGWSFALSGVTIAASVAMLFLTLFPNVMPSSLNEAWSLTVTNASSSPYTLKIMTWCAVIATPLVMVYQGWTYWVFRKRIGTQHIADPH
- the hisC gene encoding histidinol-phosphate transaminase, yielding MSETSPKLRAELDGIPTYKPGKPAAAGADGPTAFKLSSNENPYPPLPGVMESAVAAASAFNRYPDMACTGLMNELSDRFGVPLSHLATGTGSVGVAQQLIQATAGPGDEVMYAWRSFEAYPIITRISGATPIQVPLTAGDVHDLDAMADAVNDRTRLIFVCNPNNPTGTVVHREELERFLDRVPSDVLVVLDEAYREFIRDTDVPDGLELYRSRPNVAVLRTFSKAYGLAGLRVGFAVAHEPVAAALRKTAVPFGVSQLAQDAAVASLRAEDELLGRVGSLVSERNRVYEGLLKQGWTVPPTQANFVWLRLGERTVDFATACEGAGVIVRPFPGEGVRVTVGECEANDVFLHTAEAFRAEM
- a CDS encoding LacI family DNA-binding transcriptional regulator, with product MTAAGKHQVSRTETARRGRRQGRAGIRDVAAAAGVSITTVSDALNGKGRLPDATRRHVREVADRLGYRPSAAARTLRTGKSGLIGLTVTTYGDEPFTFTEFAYFAEMARAATSAALARGYALVILPATSRHDVWSNVALDGTVVIDPSDHDPVVTELVRQGLPVVSDGRPAGTLPVTAWVDNDHEAAVLDLLDHLAAAGARRIGLLTGTSTDTYTRLSTTAYLDWCERVGQDPVYESYPAHDPCAGAVAADRLLARPDRPDAVYGLFDPNGTDLLAAARRYGLRVPDDLLLVCCSESMVYANTEPPITTLSLKPRRIGTAVVQLLIDAIEGVDGGGPIEQVIPTELIVRTSSQRRSPRTTISPPRSPSQD
- a CDS encoding metallophosphoesterase is translated as MVEGSMTQGAGQGPVVRTDTVRDFRVPPYAQVPVQSQVPLPDGMPERPEQEPVHPEPVPAHTEPLPESSAEQSTAEGMGAPAVPSDPRTAPAPAPAPAPAPAPAQPPVHPGNALPGDELPEGYTPTERDLPVISRRGDTVQVELAAAEAPQQAPDGLGPLYVVGDVHGYLDELVAALTEQGLIDSDGNWAAGNTRLWFLGDFTDRGPDGIGVIDLVMRLSAEAAAAGGYCKALMGNHELLLIGAKRFSDTPVNSGAGTATFQAAWLLNGGQKNDMDRLQDVHLQWMSRLDAVAEEDGHLLLHSDTTAYLEYGTTIEEVNDTVHEILTRNDADECWDLFRKFTKRFSFRDDEEGPEAVRELLAAYGGTRVVHGHSPIPYLLGQVGTEDAADGEESSGPVVDGPHVYASGLAIAMDGGVTMAGKLLVVRLPLAD